A part of Gemmatimonas groenlandica genomic DNA contains:
- a CDS encoding SDR family NAD(P)-dependent oxidoreductase, whose product MTDPLDFSGKLIVITGVGRAGQVGEAVALAFAQRGATLALLDVQPAEVEARAAWLIAQGFAATAHVANLADADAAKAAADQVVQQTQAQFGGQVHAVICAAGGFGITGPISDADPAAWSKQFMINLETAFGATRAFLPAVRAAKGSFVYFGSVAALPGGSPKGMAAYAAAKSGVLTLMRAVAAEEKPYGVRANAVAPTAVRTAANLADMGDKTEYVERESVADVIAFLASALARNVSGQVITLA is encoded by the coding sequence ATGACCGACCCACTTGACTTCAGCGGCAAGCTCATCGTGATCACCGGTGTCGGTCGTGCCGGGCAGGTGGGCGAAGCCGTCGCGCTCGCCTTTGCGCAGCGCGGCGCGACGTTGGCGTTGCTCGACGTACAACCCGCCGAAGTCGAAGCGCGCGCCGCGTGGCTCATCGCGCAGGGATTCGCCGCTACGGCGCATGTGGCCAACCTCGCCGATGCCGATGCCGCGAAGGCCGCCGCCGACCAAGTGGTCCAACAAACCCAAGCACAGTTCGGCGGTCAGGTGCACGCCGTGATCTGTGCGGCGGGCGGGTTTGGCATTACCGGCCCGATCAGTGATGCCGACCCGGCCGCGTGGAGCAAGCAGTTCATGATCAATCTCGAAACCGCGTTCGGTGCCACGCGTGCGTTCCTTCCCGCGGTGCGCGCGGCGAAGGGAAGCTTCGTGTACTTCGGCTCGGTCGCCGCGCTTCCCGGCGGTTCGCCGAAGGGCATGGCCGCCTACGCCGCCGCGAAGAGTGGCGTGCTCACCCTCATGCGGGCCGTGGCCGCCGAGGAGAAGCCGTACGGAGTGCGGGCGAACGCCGTCGCGCCCACCGCGGTCCGCACCGCCGCGAACCTCGCCGATATGGGCGACAAGACGGAGTATGTCGAGCGCGAGTCAGTCGCCGATGTCATCGCCTTTCTGGCCAGTGCGCTGGCACGGAACGTCTCCGGACAGGTCATAACCCTCGCCTAG
- a CDS encoding replication initiator protein A yields MTLAARRRPAVRGVILDRSLEELPLFRLSDSADDTPVSFSTENGGRWRVIPAPGDRLPGTFDQDVYVELLHRYNEAGSPADGGVTFTLHAFLRSMGRRADGRTYEQLRAALSRLERTTLESVGAYWSAQSGHEDISFTVLSTVSVQRRRVADREQLHLFGNLAAGEPGDARVTLSATVRANLAARHTITLSAARYHALSSPVARRLYRILEVARSDGRLSWRVPLERLAEQLPLTQRYPSHLQRVLQPAHEMLLSAGLVRDIAVRQYDRVWSVDYVLGSRPREEA; encoded by the coding sequence ATGACACTCGCTGCACGCAGGCGCCCGGCCGTGCGCGGGGTGATCCTCGATCGTTCCCTCGAGGAACTCCCGCTCTTTCGCCTGAGCGATTCCGCCGACGATACACCCGTGTCGTTCTCGACCGAGAACGGTGGGCGGTGGCGTGTCATCCCCGCTCCCGGCGATCGCCTGCCCGGCACGTTCGATCAGGACGTGTACGTCGAGCTGCTGCACCGCTACAACGAGGCCGGCTCGCCCGCCGACGGAGGCGTCACCTTTACGCTGCACGCGTTTCTGCGCTCGATGGGCCGGCGCGCCGACGGCCGCACCTACGAGCAGCTGCGCGCCGCGCTGTCGCGCCTCGAACGGACCACCCTCGAATCGGTCGGCGCGTACTGGTCGGCGCAGTCGGGTCACGAGGACATCAGCTTCACCGTACTGAGCACCGTGTCGGTGCAGCGCCGACGGGTCGCCGATCGCGAGCAGCTGCATCTGTTCGGCAATCTCGCCGCCGGCGAACCGGGAGATGCCCGCGTCACCCTGTCGGCTACCGTGCGCGCGAATCTGGCGGCCCGCCACACCATCACGCTGTCGGCGGCTCGGTACCACGCCCTCTCTTCGCCCGTCGCCCGGCGACTGTACCGTATTCTCGAAGTCGCCCGCTCCGACGGTCGCCTCTCTTGGCGCGTGCCTCTGGAACGGCTGGCCGAGCAGCTCCCGCTCACCCAGCGGTACCCTTCCCACCTCCAGCGCGTCCTACAACCAGCGCATGAAATGCTGTTGAGCGCCGGATTGGTGAGGGATATCGCCGTTCGGCAGTACGATCGGGTCTGGAGTGTGGACTACGTCCTCGGCTCCCGTCCCCGCGAAGAGGCCTGA
- a CDS encoding S41 family peptidase — MTRTRKAALASLILLPVLAGGFALQARSTRGGAQLLDQVLTFVALRYVDTLDAQQLYEKAARGLVKELNDPYTELFTPKQLEEFSRNTNGRYAGIGMEISKVGDYVTVNKVFPNSPAEGGGVQEGDKIMIIDTTNARGFNTQQVQNKLLGPIGSPVNVTFGRIGVTQPIKIGFKRAEIHVPAVPYAMMIDDRTGYVPLTRFSEQTTEDIANSVMDLKKKGAKGIVIDLRGNPGGILDEAFAMSNLFLPKGKELLSVRGRGDFQKFVAERDPLAPEVPLVVLVDGGSASASEIVAGALQDYDRALVLGTTSFGKGLVQSVYNLDGGYALKITTGKWYTPSGRSIQKERKMNAEGQFVEVLPDSMETDSVRKARPMYKSASGRTLYGGGAITPDVIVAPDTLSSAEQAFRRAIAPSFQKYFNHIAVIAEGQKGKVKPDFAVNPAWREELYQKLTADTVKIDKAVWDGGAPDIDRAIEDRVAKIAFGDTLVRRRSLKDDNQLRAAIDLLKKAAVQKDVFTAAGTAPTVTKAGVARRSGN, encoded by the coding sequence ATGACACGCACCCGTAAGGCCGCCCTGGCCAGTCTGATTCTCCTCCCCGTGCTCGCCGGGGGCTTTGCCCTGCAGGCGCGGTCCACGCGCGGCGGAGCTCAGCTCCTCGACCAGGTGCTGACGTTCGTCGCCCTGCGTTACGTGGACACGCTCGACGCGCAGCAGCTCTATGAGAAGGCCGCGCGCGGCTTGGTGAAGGAACTCAACGACCCATACACCGAGCTCTTCACGCCCAAACAGCTCGAAGAGTTTTCGCGGAATACCAATGGTCGCTACGCCGGCATCGGCATGGAGATCTCGAAGGTCGGTGATTACGTGACTGTGAATAAGGTCTTCCCGAACTCTCCCGCCGAGGGCGGTGGTGTGCAGGAAGGCGACAAGATCATGATCATCGATACGACCAACGCGCGTGGCTTCAATACGCAGCAGGTCCAGAACAAGCTGCTCGGCCCCATCGGCTCGCCGGTCAACGTGACCTTCGGCCGCATTGGTGTCACGCAGCCCATCAAGATCGGCTTCAAGCGCGCCGAGATTCACGTGCCGGCCGTGCCGTATGCCATGATGATCGACGATCGCACCGGCTACGTCCCGCTCACGCGCTTCTCCGAGCAGACCACCGAAGACATCGCCAACTCGGTGATGGACCTCAAGAAGAAGGGCGCCAAGGGCATCGTCATCGACCTGCGCGGCAACCCGGGCGGCATTCTCGACGAGGCCTTCGCCATGTCGAACCTGTTCCTGCCCAAGGGCAAGGAACTGTTGTCGGTGCGCGGCCGTGGCGATTTCCAGAAGTTCGTCGCCGAGCGTGACCCCCTCGCTCCTGAGGTTCCGCTCGTCGTGCTGGTCGACGGTGGCTCGGCCTCGGCGTCCGAAATTGTCGCCGGCGCCCTGCAGGACTACGACCGCGCGCTGGTGCTCGGCACCACATCGTTCGGGAAGGGTCTCGTGCAGTCGGTCTACAATCTCGATGGCGGCTACGCCCTCAAGATCACGACCGGCAAGTGGTATACGCCGTCGGGTCGCTCCATTCAGAAGGAGCGCAAGATGAACGCGGAAGGTCAGTTCGTCGAAGTGCTCCCCGACTCGATGGAGACCGATTCCGTGCGCAAGGCGCGTCCTATGTACAAGTCGGCCAGCGGCCGCACGCTGTACGGCGGCGGTGCCATCACGCCCGACGTGATCGTCGCCCCGGACACGCTGTCCAGCGCCGAGCAGGCGTTCCGTCGCGCGATCGCCCCGAGCTTCCAGAAGTACTTCAACCACATCGCGGTCATTGCCGAAGGCCAGAAGGGCAAGGTGAAGCCAGACTTCGCGGTGAACCCGGCGTGGCGCGAGGAGCTGTACCAGAAGCTCACCGCCGACACCGTCAAGATCGACAAGGCGGTGTGGGATGGCGGCGCGCCGGACATCGACCGCGCCATCGAAGACCGCGTCGCCAAGATCGCCTTCGGCGACACGCTGGTCCGTCGTCGCAGCCTGAAGGACGACAACCAGCTCCGGGCCGCGATCGACCTACTCAAGAAGGCCGCGGTTCAGAAAGACGTCTTCACGGCTGCTGGCACGGCGCCGACCGTCACCAAGGCCGGTGTAGCCCGCCGCAGCGGCAACTAA
- a CDS encoding PD40 domain-containing protein, translated as MRIFTPLPILVAVASLAAACTSSTRSSATATAAPMGDVIAPDSGESHISNIRQLTNGGENAEAYFSADGQWITFQSTRDGRTCDQQYVMRRDGSGLTKVSVGGKTTCGWFLPGSQRLFFASTHAADSTCPVKPDPSQGYVWGIDPFDIYTVGRDGKDLKRLTNYGVYTAEGVLSPDGKSIVFTSLKDGDLDIYTMNVDGTNVKRLTTTPGYDGGPWWSPDGKKIVYRAWHYTDAAELKAYQDLLGKRMIRPNRMELFVMNADGSDQKQITKLGGANFGPSWTPDGKRIIFSSNHRNPRSRNFDLFLVNVDGTGLERLTTHEDFDGFPMFSPDGKSLIWASNRHDAKPGETNLFLADWKN; from the coding sequence ATGCGTATTTTTACCCCCCTCCCGATCCTCGTTGCGGTCGCCAGCCTTGCGGCGGCCTGCACCTCGTCGACCCGCTCCAGCGCGACCGCCACCGCAGCGCCGATGGGTGACGTCATCGCCCCCGACAGCGGCGAATCCCACATCTCGAACATCCGCCAGCTCACGAACGGCGGCGAGAATGCCGAGGCGTATTTCAGCGCCGACGGCCAGTGGATCACCTTCCAGTCCACGCGCGACGGACGCACCTGCGATCAGCAGTACGTGATGCGTCGCGACGGCTCCGGACTCACCAAGGTGTCGGTCGGTGGCAAGACCACCTGCGGCTGGTTTCTTCCGGGCAGTCAGCGCCTATTCTTCGCCTCCACGCATGCCGCCGATAGCACGTGCCCGGTGAAGCCCGATCCGTCGCAGGGCTACGTGTGGGGCATCGATCCGTTCGACATCTACACCGTCGGACGCGATGGCAAAGATCTCAAGCGCCTCACCAACTACGGCGTGTATACCGCCGAGGGGGTGCTCTCACCTGACGGGAAGTCCATCGTGTTCACGTCGCTCAAGGACGGCGACCTCGACATCTACACGATGAATGTGGACGGCACCAACGTGAAGCGGCTGACCACGACGCCTGGGTATGACGGCGGTCCGTGGTGGTCGCCCGATGGCAAGAAGATCGTGTACCGCGCCTGGCATTACACCGACGCGGCCGAGCTCAAGGCGTATCAGGATCTGCTCGGCAAGCGCATGATCCGCCCGAACCGCATGGAACTCTTCGTGATGAACGCCGACGGCTCCGACCAGAAGCAGATCACCAAGCTCGGCGGTGCGAACTTCGGTCCGTCGTGGACGCCCGACGGCAAGCGCATCATCTTCTCGTCGAATCACCGCAACCCGCGCAGCCGCAACTTCGATCTGTTTCTGGTTAACGTTGATGGTACGGGTCTCGAGCGTCTCACCACGCACGAAGATTTCGACGGCTTCCCGATGTTCAGCCCCGACGGCAAGTCGCTGATCTGGGCATCGAATCGACACGATGCGAAGCCGGGCGAAACGAACCTGTTCCTCGCCGACTGGAAGAATTAA
- a CDS encoding SPFH domain-containing protein yields the protein MAPVLIVVFVLIATILIASVKIIGQAEVMVVERLGRFDRIARSGLNLLIPFIERPRSIDVRFIETDVGGVRRVIQGATTRIDLREQVLNFPSQPVITKDNVTIDIDAVMYYRVADPQKATYSIQNLPYALETLTRTTLRNIVGEMELDQTLGSRDIINTRMREVIEEASIGWGVDVTRVELQSIEPPRDIQQSMELQMRAERERRAAVTNAEAGKRAAILESEGQRESQVRKAEGERDASVLRAQGVAEARLAVANAEAEAIARISSALPEGQAAMYMLGLKYLEALPLLTQGKGSTIFLPAEASGVMGALGGLRELLNATTRNNDSSGDVPRAAGTRSAASTGLGFPDVPKSLTDGGSTGGTTGGTT from the coding sequence ATGGCTCCTGTCCTCATCGTCGTATTCGTTCTGATCGCGACTATCCTGATCGCGTCAGTCAAGATTATTGGACAGGCAGAAGTGATGGTGGTCGAGCGACTCGGCCGCTTCGATCGCATCGCGCGGTCGGGCCTCAATCTGTTGATCCCGTTCATCGAGCGTCCGCGCTCGATCGATGTGCGCTTCATCGAGACCGATGTCGGTGGAGTGCGCCGCGTGATCCAGGGTGCGACCACGCGCATCGATTTACGCGAACAGGTACTCAACTTCCCGAGTCAGCCGGTGATCACGAAGGACAACGTGACCATCGACATCGACGCCGTGATGTACTATCGCGTAGCCGATCCGCAGAAGGCCACGTACTCGATCCAGAATTTACCGTACGCGCTCGAGACGCTCACGCGCACCACATTGCGCAACATCGTCGGTGAGATGGAGCTCGATCAGACGCTCGGCAGCCGTGACATCATCAACACGCGCATGCGCGAAGTTATCGAAGAGGCGTCGATCGGCTGGGGCGTCGACGTCACGCGTGTCGAACTGCAGAGCATCGAACCGCCGCGCGACATTCAGCAGAGCATGGAGTTGCAGATGCGCGCCGAGCGTGAGCGTCGGGCGGCCGTCACGAATGCCGAAGCGGGAAAGCGCGCGGCGATTCTCGAGTCGGAAGGCCAGCGTGAATCGCAGGTACGCAAAGCCGAGGGTGAGCGCGATGCCAGCGTGCTGCGCGCGCAGGGTGTGGCCGAAGCACGCCTCGCCGTCGCGAACGCCGAGGCGGAGGCAATTGCGCGCATTTCATCGGCGCTACCGGAAGGTCAGGCGGCCATGTACATGCTGGGGCTCAAGTATCTCGAAGCCTTGCCGCTGCTTACGCAGGGCAAAGGCTCCACGATCTTTCTGCCCGCCGAAGCGAGCGGTGTCATGGGCGCGCTCGGCGGATTGCGTGAACTGCTCAATGCCACGACGCGCAACAACGACAGCTCCGGCGACGTCCCGCGCGCGGCGGGCACGCGCAGTGCCGCCTCTACTGGGCTCGGCTTTCCTGACGTGCCGAAGTCGTTGACCGACGGCGGCTCGACAGGCGGCACAACGGGCGGCACGACGTGA
- a CDS encoding RNA polymerase sigma factor, whose product MSPADANAPGSATPVPSSGPADLATLEERALSARVVLGDRDAFALLVGPHLARALLLARRLLKNHNDAEDLVQDAALRALERFDQFDRSRSFAPWFIRLLMNLGLQQQEKIGRRSHEPLELHTAEADTHQEPESTDFWRAFHEAVDQLPARQRAIIMLFDVDGYSGVEIADLLDITPENVRWHLHVARRTLRPLLRAYHPDPNFHP is encoded by the coding sequence ATGTCACCAGCCGACGCCAACGCCCCAGGTTCCGCCACCCCTGTACCGAGCAGCGGCCCCGCCGATCTCGCGACCCTTGAAGAGCGGGCGTTGTCGGCGCGGGTGGTGCTCGGCGATCGGGACGCGTTTGCCCTTCTGGTGGGCCCACATCTGGCCCGTGCCCTGTTGCTGGCCCGACGCCTGCTCAAGAATCACAACGATGCCGAAGACCTCGTTCAGGACGCGGCGCTGCGGGCTCTGGAGCGCTTCGACCAGTTCGACCGGTCCCGGTCGTTCGCTCCCTGGTTCATTCGCCTACTCATGAACCTCGGCTTGCAGCAGCAGGAAAAGATCGGCCGCCGATCCCACGAACCATTGGAGCTGCACACGGCCGAAGCAGACACACACCAAGAGCCGGAATCCACCGACTTCTGGCGCGCCTTTCACGAGGCCGTCGATCAGCTGCCCGCACGCCAGCGCGCCATCATCATGCTGTTCGATGTCGACGGATACTCCGGCGTCGAGATCGCGGACCTGCTCGACATCACACCCGAAAATGTCCGTTGGCACCTCCACGTAGCACGTCGCACACTCCGGCCTCTATTGCGGGCGTACCACCCCGACCCGAACTTCCACCCGTGA
- a CDS encoding ABC transporter permease, translated as MGRIAIAMLVRDGSRYLGLVVALAFTALVITQQPATLLGVMARTTALIRDTGGADLWVMDPKVRYVDEPKPMVDGMLYRVRGVPGVAMAAPFYKGQARVRLSDGSFQNCEIIAVDPASFIGAPSRLSPSSLTALRESDAILVDRAGARTLQNTTVGVTVELNDTRARVVGLYDASPGFQTLPRLYTAWTRIRNFVPAERRMLSYVLVQLAPGYDAEQVARGIEQRTGLQAIPTQRFATMTRDWFLKNSGVMATFFGSSLIAMLIGIFIAAQTFRNFTIDHIRYFGAIAAMGASFGQLVRMVLLQAGMAGAVATGIGVGVASLISYGSRSSEVTSNIAPWQLGLSVAVMLCVGGAVALLSVRKLRGLEPAAVFRG; from the coding sequence ATGGGACGTATCGCGATCGCCATGCTCGTACGAGATGGCAGCCGCTACCTCGGCTTGGTAGTGGCACTCGCCTTTACCGCGCTCGTCATCACCCAGCAGCCAGCCACGCTGCTCGGCGTCATGGCACGCACCACCGCGCTCATTCGCGATACAGGCGGCGCGGATCTCTGGGTCATGGATCCCAAGGTGCGCTACGTGGACGAGCCCAAGCCCATGGTGGACGGCATGCTCTATCGCGTGCGCGGAGTGCCCGGTGTCGCCATGGCTGCTCCGTTCTACAAAGGGCAGGCGCGGGTGCGGCTCTCCGATGGTTCGTTTCAGAATTGCGAGATCATTGCCGTCGATCCGGCGTCATTCATTGGAGCCCCATCACGCCTTTCGCCGAGCAGCCTGACGGCGTTGCGCGAAAGCGACGCGATTCTGGTGGACCGGGCCGGCGCGCGCACGCTGCAGAACACCACGGTGGGCGTCACGGTGGAACTGAACGACACCCGCGCACGCGTGGTGGGGCTATACGATGCGTCGCCGGGCTTTCAGACACTACCACGTTTGTACACCGCGTGGACACGCATTCGCAACTTCGTGCCGGCCGAGCGCAGGATGCTGTCGTATGTACTGGTGCAACTCGCCCCGGGCTACGACGCGGAACAGGTGGCGCGAGGCATCGAGCAGCGTACCGGTCTGCAGGCCATTCCCACGCAGCGCTTTGCCACCATGACGCGCGATTGGTTTCTGAAGAACTCCGGCGTCATGGCCACGTTCTTCGGGTCGAGCCTTATTGCCATGCTCATTGGCATCTTCATTGCCGCGCAGACGTTCCGCAATTTCACCATCGATCACATCCGATACTTCGGCGCCATCGCGGCCATGGGGGCATCGTTTGGACAACTCGTGCGCATGGTGTTGCTGCAAGCGGGCATGGCGGGTGCCGTAGCCACCGGTATCGGTGTGGGCGTGGCGTCGCTGATCTCCTATGGCTCCCGCTCGTCCGAGGTCACGTCGAACATTGCGCCGTGGCAGCTCGGCCTGTCCGTGGCCGTCATGCTGTGTGTGGGCGGCGCCGTTGCGCTGCTCTCGGTGCGAAAGCTGCGCGGCCTCGAGCCGGCTGCCGTCTTCCGGGGCTGA
- a CDS encoding ABC transporter ATP-binding protein → MASLTPRNNTTPSPTAAPLAVECRGITRGFDSATGRVPVLQGVDLALPAGEIAMLLGPSGCGKTTLIQILAAMLDADAGDCTVFGTTITAISAVARTQFRQRMIGFCFQQYQLIPTLTAAENAAIPLLIAGVAMPRAVERARHELDVLGLGDRTASRPNQLSGGQQQRVAIARAVVHEPRLVVCDEPTSALDHRAGQSVMTLLRERIVRPDRCVIIVTHDNRILSYADRTCHMEDGRITAVERTGALIHSTRSSADSAATALNAH, encoded by the coding sequence ATGGCCTCGCTTACACCACGCAACAACACCACGCCATCGCCAACGGCAGCGCCACTCGCCGTGGAATGCCGCGGCATTACCCGCGGCTTCGACAGCGCCACTGGACGTGTCCCGGTGCTGCAAGGCGTCGATCTCGCACTCCCCGCCGGCGAGATCGCCATGCTGCTGGGTCCATCGGGGTGCGGCAAGACGACGCTCATTCAAATCCTGGCGGCCATGCTCGATGCAGACGCCGGAGACTGCACCGTGTTCGGCACCACCATTACCGCCATCAGTGCCGTCGCGCGCACACAATTTCGTCAGCGCATGATCGGGTTCTGCTTTCAGCAGTACCAGCTCATTCCCACACTCACCGCTGCCGAGAACGCCGCGATTCCGCTGCTCATTGCCGGTGTCGCGATGCCTCGCGCGGTTGAGCGGGCGCGGCACGAACTCGATGTGCTGGGGCTCGGCGATCGGACCGCCTCTCGCCCCAATCAGCTCTCCGGCGGACAGCAGCAGCGTGTGGCGATTGCACGCGCCGTGGTCCACGAACCGCGACTGGTTGTGTGCGACGAGCCCACCAGCGCGCTCGATCACCGCGCCGGTCAGTCGGTCATGACGCTACTGCGGGAGCGGATTGTTCGCCCGGATCGGTGTGTCATCATCGTCACGCACGACAATCGAATTCTCTCCTATGCTGACCGGACCTGCCACATGGAAGACGGTCGTATCACGGCGGTAGAACGCACCGGCGCCCTCATACACTCCACGCGCTCTTCTGCGGACTCCGCGGCGACGGCGCTGAACGCTCACTGA
- a CDS encoding efflux RND transporter periplasmic adaptor subunit, giving the protein MRTSILARARSIGSRHVLHALAIGGTLTALLVSFSSSPAAPSVAVRSSPPPAIPFRDYVSGAALIESANQDVMIAAPTAGVLSAMHVRVGDAVKAGDPLFTLDQRSSHAEVATRSAALAVARAELVELQESASKATLDEQRVSTIDDPRAVSDEERTSRRSALRMAQAQVATASAKVLARAAELEAALVSQNERVVRAPMNGTVLNVSARPGEAVGGTGSSAPVRLGRVDRLHVRVDIDENDAWRIRAGTRARLIMRGNDRLMADLQYEYTERYVRPKMSLTGASTERVDTRVLQLVYSLPSDRLPLYVGQQVDVIVEIVKHNAEGQ; this is encoded by the coding sequence ATGCGTACCAGTATCCTCGCGCGCGCGCGCTCCATAGGCAGTCGTCACGTGTTGCATGCACTCGCCATTGGGGGAACGCTCACGGCCCTTCTCGTTTCGTTCTCCTCGTCGCCGGCAGCGCCGTCGGTGGCGGTGCGCTCTTCGCCACCACCGGCCATCCCCTTTCGCGACTACGTCTCTGGAGCGGCACTCATTGAGTCCGCCAATCAGGACGTCATGATCGCCGCACCCACGGCCGGGGTGTTGTCGGCCATGCACGTGCGCGTTGGGGATGCGGTCAAGGCTGGCGATCCGCTCTTCACGCTCGATCAGCGCTCATCACACGCGGAGGTCGCCACCCGTAGCGCGGCGCTCGCGGTGGCACGTGCCGAGCTGGTCGAGTTGCAGGAGTCGGCAAGCAAGGCGACACTCGACGAGCAACGCGTGAGCACGATCGATGACCCACGCGCCGTCAGCGACGAAGAGCGCACCAGCCGCCGGAGTGCGCTCCGCATGGCGCAAGCCCAGGTCGCCACCGCGTCCGCCAAGGTGCTCGCGCGTGCGGCCGAGTTAGAGGCGGCACTGGTTTCTCAAAATGAACGCGTAGTTCGGGCGCCGATGAACGGGACCGTGTTGAACGTCTCGGCACGCCCCGGTGAAGCCGTTGGCGGAACCGGCAGCAGTGCGCCGGTGCGGCTCGGCCGGGTGGATCGGCTCCACGTGCGGGTGGATATCGATGAGAACGATGCCTGGCGCATTCGTGCCGGAACGCGAGCCCGCCTCATCATGCGCGGCAACGACCGCCTGATGGCCGACTTGCAGTACGAGTATACCGAGCGATATGTACGCCCCAAGATGTCACTGACTGGCGCGTCGACGGAGCGGGTGGACACCCGCGTGCTGCAGTTGGTCTATTCGCTCCCGTCGGACCGTCTCCCGCTGTACGTAGGACAGCAGGTCGATGTGATCGTGGAGATCGTCAAGCACAACGCGGAGGGCCAATGA
- a CDS encoding efflux transporter outer membrane subunit — translation MLPGPVATARDSSAAWWRGFGLPALDTLIDVALQNSPDIHLSIARLAEARATMRGTNANWDPGLSPTASYTRSEQVIGNFGAISTTVASVSTTASWELDLFGRLRQERAAGVADGIAAAYDAVDVRRTTVAQIARVYFDVLSTSHEATVLDAQRMTRRTARSLEASRARVGLNAGRDSIRADGDERDVLVQLTTVRARRAELLGDLAALTGSSMAWVDSVVRLTARMEVRVQVPEEGIPAEWLRLRPDVRAAESRVVAATARVEVASRALRPSLSLVGSTGRNRTNESSWVPTWSFGPSLAINLPTRAGRAQVSVRRSQLTQREIEWRQAVREAASDVDVAFARVRQYQARVERQRESVSAYRTLVSLSRSRFTSGLVDYRAVLDDQRALLEAERTHVEYWTAYAKSVVTMFQATGAPAAR, via the coding sequence ATGTTGCCCGGCCCGGTCGCAACTGCGCGTGATTCCAGCGCGGCGTGGTGGCGAGGGTTTGGCTTGCCGGCGCTGGATACGCTTATCGACGTCGCGTTGCAGAACAGTCCGGATATTCACCTGTCGATCGCGCGACTGGCCGAGGCGCGCGCCACGATGCGCGGTACCAATGCCAATTGGGATCCGGGCCTGTCCCCAACCGCGTCGTATACCCGATCGGAACAAGTCATCGGCAACTTCGGGGCTATTTCCACCACGGTGGCCAGCGTGTCCACAACGGCCTCTTGGGAGCTGGATCTGTTCGGTCGTTTGCGACAAGAGCGCGCGGCAGGCGTCGCCGATGGGATCGCAGCCGCGTACGATGCGGTCGACGTCCGTCGCACCACCGTCGCGCAGATCGCGCGTGTCTACTTTGATGTCCTTAGCACCTCGCACGAGGCCACGGTGCTGGACGCACAGCGTATGACGCGTCGCACCGCACGTTCACTTGAGGCCAGCCGCGCGCGCGTGGGATTGAACGCCGGCCGCGATTCCATTCGCGCCGATGGCGACGAACGCGACGTGCTGGTGCAGTTGACCACCGTACGAGCCCGTCGCGCCGAGCTGCTCGGCGATCTCGCCGCACTTACGGGCAGCTCGATGGCGTGGGTGGACTCGGTGGTGAGACTGACCGCGCGCATGGAGGTGCGGGTGCAGGTGCCGGAAGAAGGGATACCCGCCGAGTGGCTGCGCTTGCGGCCAGATGTTCGGGCGGCCGAATCACGAGTGGTCGCGGCCACCGCACGCGTCGAGGTGGCCAGCCGGGCCCTGCGCCCCAGTCTCTCGCTCGTCGGCAGCACGGGGCGCAACCGGACGAACGAGAGTAGTTGGGTACCCACTTGGTCGTTCGGGCCGTCGCTCGCCATCAATCTGCCCACGCGGGCGGGGCGCGCGCAGGTGAGTGTGCGACGATCGCAACTCACTCAGCGCGAGATCGAGTGGCGTCAGGCCGTGCGCGAGGCGGCGTCCGACGTGGACGTCGCGTTTGCCCGGGTGCGGCAATACCAGGCGCGCGTCGAACGGCAGCGCGAATCCGTCTCGGCGTATCGTACGTTGGTTTCGCTGTCACGGTCGCGATTCACCAGCGGACTAGTGGATTACCGAGCCGTCCTCGACGATCAACGCGCCCTGCTTGAGGCAGAGCGCACCCATGTGGAGTACTGGACCGCGTACGCCAAATCAGTAGTGACGATGTTTCAGGCCACGGGAGCGCCGGCGGCGCGTTGA